One window of the Acinetobacter equi genome contains the following:
- a CDS encoding IS3 family transposase (programmed frameshift), with the protein MSKKQKIYTAEFKAEAIKAIDSNNGNVSETARLLGISMQTLSNWYNKAKAGKLVGTQQYSPDLVALLEENKKLKQQLKTAEMEREFLKKGSSVLCQRKSVKYVHMKQQKHAYSVTMMARLLHVSVSGFYEWLKYGLSKRVIQRNHQTILVKIAHQETNESYGYIRLTKYLQAQGIEISEYAVRCIKKLNQLYCKRHRRFKKTTHSDHQRTVYNNLLEQNFTVTAPNIAWVSDITYVWTAEGWLYLAALKDLCSKQVVGYSLSERMTSQLVCNALSMAIRNHKPSQDLIIHSDRGSQYCSHEYRKILEKYGFQGSMSKRGDCFDNAPIESFWGILKNELVHHRNYKTREEAKADITKYIELFYNQQRIQKGLDFKTPNQMAEDFYRMAA; encoded by the exons ATGAGCAAAAAACAAAAGATTTATACAGCAGAATTCAAAGCTGAAGCAATCAAAGCTATTGATTCAAACAATGGCAATGTTTCAGAAACAGCACGACTGCTTGGCATTTCAATGCAAACCCTTTCAAATTGGTACAATAAAGCAAAAGCTGGAAAATTAGTAGGCACACAACAATATTCACCTGATCTCGTTGCTCTTCTCGAGGAAAATAAAAAACTGAAGCAGCAACTTAAAACCGCTGAAATGGAAAGAGAATTTCTAAAAAAAG GCAGCAGCGTACTTTGCCAAAGAAAGTCAGTAAAGTACGTACATATGAAACAGCAAAAACATGCATACTCAGTCACTATGATGGCTCGGTTACTCCACGTTTCAGTTTCTGGATTTTATGAATGGTTAAAATATGGCTTAAGTAAGCGGGTTATTCAGAGAAATCATCAAACAATATTGGTTAAAATTGCTCACCAAGAAACCAATGAAAGCTATGGTTATATTCGTTTAACCAAGTACTTACAGGCACAAGGAATAGAAATTAGCGAGTATGCAGTTCGTTGTATTAAAAAACTTAATCAGCTGTATTGTAAGCGGCATAGGCGTTTCAAAAAAACAACTCATAGCGACCATCAACGTACGGTTTACAATAATTTGTTAGAGCAAAATTTTACAGTGACTGCTCCAAACATTGCATGGGTAAGTGACATTACATACGTGTGGACAGCTGAAGGATGGCTGTATTTAGCGGCTTTAAAAGATCTTTGCAGCAAACAAGTAGTTGGGTATAGCTTGAGTGAACGGATGACGTCACAGCTCGTTTGCAATGCACTGAGCATGGCGATTCGAAATCATAAACCCTCTCAAGACTTGATTATTCACTCTGACAGGGGCAGCCAATACTGTAGTCATGAATATCGAAAGATACTTGAAAAATATGGATTTCAGGGATCAATGAGTAAACGCGGTGATTGCTTCGATAATGCTCCTATTGAGAGCTTCTGGGGAATATTAAAAAATGAATTGGTTCATCATCGCAATTATAAAACAAGGGAAGAAGCTAAAGCAGATATTACAAAATACATAGAGCTATTTTATAATCAGCAGAGAATTCAGAAAGGATTGGACTTTAAGACACCAAATCAAATGGCAGAAGACTTTTACAGGATGGCTGCCTAG
- a CDS encoding neutral zinc metallopeptidase — protein sequence MRWKGRRVSQNVEDRRGGAKVGGVSILGLIVAFIAWKFFGTDPQQAYQATKHMTAQIQPAETDGLDQPTQDQKEAMTFVGTVLADTEDTWANIFKIQLQAEYRAPKLVLFNREVQSSCGIAQSSMGPFYCPADYKVYIDTSFFKDMKIQMGISGERNQTELSRNDLAGDFAQAYVIAHEVGHHVQNLLGISDQVYKMRSRISQTKANQLSVRQELQADCFAGIWAHHNQKRTQFLDNGDLEEAMDAAHKIGDDYLQKRAMGQVVPDSFTHGTSAQRMKWFQTGFQTGKIAACDTFAQEI from the coding sequence ATGCGTTGGAAAGGTCGCAGAGTCAGTCAAAATGTAGAGGATCGTCGTGGTGGTGCTAAAGTTGGTGGTGTTAGCATTTTAGGTTTAATTGTGGCTTTTATTGCATGGAAATTCTTTGGTACTGATCCACAACAAGCTTATCAAGCAACTAAACACATGACTGCTCAGATACAACCTGCTGAAACTGATGGTTTAGATCAACCTACTCAAGATCAAAAGGAGGCAATGACATTTGTCGGAACGGTATTAGCAGATACGGAAGATACATGGGCTAATATTTTTAAAATACAATTACAAGCGGAATATCGTGCACCTAAATTGGTTTTATTTAATCGAGAGGTTCAGTCTAGTTGTGGTATAGCTCAATCATCTATGGGACCATTTTATTGCCCAGCAGATTATAAGGTATATATTGACACTTCTTTTTTTAAAGACATGAAAATTCAGATGGGAATTTCTGGAGAAAGGAATCAAACCGAGTTATCTCGAAATGATTTAGCAGGTGATTTTGCACAAGCTTATGTGATTGCTCATGAAGTGGGACATCATGTACAAAATCTCTTGGGTATTTCTGATCAAGTTTATAAAATGAGATCTCGTATTTCTCAAACGAAAGCAAATCAGTTATCTGTTAGACAAGAGCTTCAAGCAGATTGTTTTGCTGGTATTTGGGCACATCATAATCAAAAAAGAACTCAGTTTTTAGATAATGGGGATCTAGAAGAAGCGATGGATGCTGCACATAAAATAGGGGATGACTACTTACAGAAACGTGCGATGGGTCAAGTTGTTCCTGATAGTTTTACGCACGGAACAAGTGCACAACGTATGAAGTGGTTTCAAACAGGTTTTCAAACCGGAAAAATTGCAGCTTGTGATACGTTTGCACAAGAAATTTAA
- the gatB gene encoding Asp-tRNA(Asn)/Glu-tRNA(Gln) amidotransferase subunit GatB encodes MAKNAAKPKSNLIDGWEVVIGIEIHTQLATNTKIFSGSSTIFGNDPNTQASLVDLAMPGVLPVLNKEVVDLAIRFGLGIDAYIDQASVFARKNYFYPDSPKGYQISQMDNPIVGLGHIDIQLEDGTVKRIGVTRAHLEEDAGKSIHDQFEGQSGIDLNRAGTPLLEIVSEPDMRSVEEAVAYIKAIHTLVRWLGISDGNMAEGSFRADCNVSLRRPGQPFGTRCELKNLNSFRFIEQAINVEIERQMEILDWDGTIDQETRLFDPVKMETRSMRSKEEANDYRYFPDPDLLPVIIADAQIEAARAALPELPAARRARFVADFGVTEYDAHVLTLTREMSEFYEDVVKAAGGAAQGKIAANWVMGEFSGALNKAGLELSDSPVTAEKLGGMIARIVDNTINGKIAKQVFGFMWEEGKTADEIIAEKGLKQETDTGAIEAIIKDVLAANEKMVEEYKSGKEKAFNGLVGQVMKAAKGKANPAQVNELMKNLIG; translated from the coding sequence ATGGCGAAGAACGCTGCTAAACCAAAATCTAACCTGATTGATGGTTGGGAAGTTGTTATTGGTATCGAGATTCATACTCAGCTTGCAACCAATACTAAAATTTTCTCAGGTTCATCAACTATTTTTGGTAATGATCCAAACACGCAAGCAAGCCTTGTCGATTTAGCAATGCCGGGCGTACTTCCTGTGTTGAACAAAGAAGTGGTTGATCTTGCAATTCGTTTTGGTTTGGGTATCGATGCGTATATCGACCAAGCTTCTGTATTTGCACGTAAAAACTATTTTTACCCTGACTCTCCAAAAGGCTACCAAATTAGCCAAATGGACAACCCGATTGTAGGCTTGGGTCATATCGACATTCAACTTGAAGATGGCACTGTAAAACGCATTGGCGTAACACGTGCACATTTAGAAGAAGATGCAGGTAAATCAATCCATGACCAATTTGAAGGTCAATCAGGTATTGACTTAAACCGTGCAGGTACTCCACTTCTTGAAATCGTATCTGAACCAGATATGCGTTCTGTAGAAGAAGCTGTTGCCTACATTAAAGCAATTCACACACTTGTGCGTTGGTTAGGTATTTCTGACGGTAACATGGCGGAAGGTTCATTCCGTGCTGACTGTAACGTGTCACTGCGTCGTCCAGGTCAACCGTTTGGTACACGTTGTGAATTGAAAAACCTCAACTCATTCCGTTTCATTGAACAAGCGATCAATGTTGAAATTGAACGTCAAATGGAAATCTTGGATTGGGATGGCACAATTGACCAAGAAACTCGTTTGTTCGACCCTGTGAAAATGGAAACTCGTTCAATGCGTTCCAAAGAGGAAGCGAACGATTACCGCTACTTCCCAGACCCTGACTTGTTGCCTGTAATCATTGCAGACGCACAAATTGAAGCGGCACGTGCTGCCCTTCCTGAGCTTCCTGCTGCACGTCGTGCACGCTTTGTGGCTGACTTTGGCGTAACTGAGTACGATGCTCACGTTTTAACGCTGACTCGTGAAATGTCAGAATTTTATGAAGACGTGGTTAAAGCTGCTGGTGGCGCTGCACAAGGTAAAATTGCAGCAAACTGGGTGATGGGTGAATTCTCAGGTGCTTTAAACAAAGCAGGTTTAGAATTGTCTGATTCTCCTGTAACAGCAGAAAAACTTGGTGGCATGATTGCACGTATTGTAGACAATACAATTAACGGTAAGATTGCGAAACAAGTGTTTGGCTTTATGTGGGAAGAAGGTAAAACTGCGGACGAGATCATTGCTGAAAAAGGCTTGAAACAGGAAACTGATACAGGCGCAATTGAAGCGATTATTAAGGACGTACTTGCAGCAAACGAGAAGATGGTTGAAGAGTATAAATCTGGTAAAGAGAAAGCCTTTAACGGTCTTGTTGGTCAAGTCATGAAAGCAGCGAAAGGTAAAGCTAACCCTGCACAAGTAAATGAATTGATGAAGAACTTGATTGGTTAA
- a CDS encoding SH3 domain-containing protein: MKFIAIRQHRSECPNPISFTQGATLKLGEYYCDDEMEYWYFCTLDGDKGGWVPEQLIERIDENYGRALEDYTAKELEVNSGDKLKMTKIMNGRAWCVRKSDGDEGWVPEQFLMLAQS, encoded by the coding sequence TTGAAATTTATTGCGATTCGACAACATCGAAGTGAATGTCCAAATCCAATTTCATTTACTCAAGGCGCAACCTTAAAACTGGGTGAGTATTATTGTGATGATGAAATGGAATATTGGTACTTTTGTACTTTAGATGGCGATAAAGGTGGTTGGGTGCCCGAACAACTCATTGAACGTATAGATGAGAACTACGGACGCGCTTTAGAAGACTACACAGCCAAAGAACTAGAAGTAAATTCTGGTGATAAATTAAAAATGACCAAAATTATGAATGGTCGTGCTTGGTGTGTACGCAAAAGTGATGGTGATGAAGGTTGGGTACCTGAACAATTTTTAATGCTTGCGCAAAGTTAA
- the sbmA gene encoding peptide antibiotic transporter SbmA — translation MFKSFFPNPKWFFSSLLLWFIINIALWFSGGDSWGQYIGLTALANDQLPIGISRFWSTNFLWFYIWFLVSTIIFALFWRWRSDNPWQKWSVWGSAFILFNIWFNVQVNVVINAWYNPFYDLIQKMLSSGGGDVNLLYAETLTFLYIAMVAVTLSVFNLFFVSHFIFRWRTAMNNYYTENWKKLRHIEGASQRIQEDTMRFASTLEGLGVNFIKAIMVLIAFLPVLYQLSVHVKSLPVIGEISHALMWAAVVWSILGTVILMIVGYKLPGLEFNNQKVEAAYRKELVYGEDHETRAEPLVLKELFSKVRLNYFRLYFHYTYFNVVRIWYIQLDNLYGLFILFPSIAAGALTLGLMMQINNVFGKVRESFQYLISSWTTIIELLSIYKRLRAFESELDES, via the coding sequence GTGTTTAAGTCGTTTTTTCCAAACCCTAAATGGTTTTTTAGCTCCTTACTACTGTGGTTTATTATTAATATTGCACTGTGGTTTTCAGGTGGAGACTCTTGGGGGCAATATATTGGTTTAACAGCGCTTGCAAATGATCAATTACCAATAGGAATTAGTCGTTTTTGGTCAACCAACTTTTTATGGTTTTATATCTGGTTCTTAGTTTCTACCATCATTTTTGCATTATTTTGGCGTTGGCGTTCAGATAACCCTTGGCAAAAGTGGTCTGTTTGGGGATCTGCATTTATTTTGTTTAACATTTGGTTTAATGTTCAGGTGAATGTGGTTATTAATGCTTGGTATAACCCATTTTATGACTTAATTCAGAAAATGCTGAGTAGTGGTGGGGGCGATGTTAATCTGCTTTATGCTGAAACATTAACGTTCTTGTACATTGCAATGGTTGCTGTAACTTTATCTGTATTTAACTTATTCTTTGTTAGCCATTTTATTTTCCGCTGGCGTACAGCAATGAATAATTACTATACAGAAAATTGGAAAAAATTACGCCATATAGAAGGTGCATCACAGCGTATTCAAGAAGATACAATGAGGTTTGCGAGTACTTTAGAAGGGCTTGGTGTTAACTTTATTAAAGCGATTATGGTTTTAATTGCCTTTTTACCTGTACTTTATCAATTATCTGTTCATGTCAAAAGTTTACCTGTAATTGGTGAAATTTCACATGCACTAATGTGGGCTGCTGTTGTGTGGTCTATTTTAGGAACAGTTATTTTAATGATTGTAGGCTATAAATTACCGGGCTTAGAATTTAATAACCAAAAAGTAGAAGCCGCTTACCGTAAAGAATTGGTTTACGGTGAAGACCATGAAACACGCGCAGAACCTTTAGTTTTAAAAGAATTATTTAGTAAAGTACGACTGAATTATTTCCGCTTATATTTTCACTATACCTATTTTAACGTGGTACGTATTTGGTACATACAACTAGATAATTTATATGGTTTATTCATATTATTTCCGAGTATTGCAGCAGGTGCATTAACTTTAGGTTTAATGATGCAAATTAATAATGTCTTTGGAAAAGTCCGAGAATCTTTCCAATATTTAATTTCATCATGGACAACAATTATTGAATTGTTATCTATTTATAAGCGTTTACGTGCTTTTGAATCTGAACTTGATGAGTCCTAA
- a CDS encoding DUF808 domain-containing protein has product MASSLLLLLDDIAAVLDDVAVMSKVAAKKTAGVLGDDLALNAQQVTGVRAEREIPVVWGVAKGSFINKLILVPLALLISVIAPWLINPLLMIGGLFLCYEGVEKVIHSLKKNKIHSEEEQTELKIETVEDLATFEKEKIKGAIRTDFILSAEIIVISLGTVATATLLTKISVLSIIAIAMTIGVYGLVAMIVKIDDLGLYCVQKKSSIQQILGRGLLAFAPKLMKTLSVVGTIAMFLVGGGIISHVLPFVHHWNENLLNLLINTPMMEQVMNIVAPTIFNLIFGFLAGVIVILVVSSFQKIWYAIKTV; this is encoded by the coding sequence ATGGCAAGTAGTTTATTACTATTATTAGATGATATAGCAGCAGTACTTGATGATGTGGCTGTGATGAGTAAAGTTGCTGCAAAAAAAACAGCTGGTGTGCTAGGGGATGATTTAGCTTTGAATGCCCAGCAAGTCACGGGTGTAAGAGCTGAACGTGAAATACCCGTGGTGTGGGGAGTTGCAAAAGGTTCATTTATAAATAAGTTAATACTTGTACCTTTGGCGTTATTAATTAGTGTGATTGCCCCTTGGTTGATCAATCCTCTATTGATGATTGGTGGTCTGTTCTTATGTTATGAAGGAGTTGAAAAAGTTATACATTCCTTAAAAAAGAATAAAATTCATTCTGAAGAAGAACAAACTGAACTAAAGATAGAAACAGTTGAAGACTTAGCTACATTTGAAAAAGAAAAAATAAAAGGTGCAATTCGAACTGATTTTATTTTATCCGCAGAAATTATTGTGATTTCCTTGGGTACAGTTGCAACAGCAACACTTTTAACGAAAATTTCAGTTCTCAGTATTATTGCAATAGCAATGACAATAGGTGTGTATGGTTTGGTTGCAATGATTGTTAAAATTGATGATCTAGGCTTATATTGTGTTCAGAAAAAATCATCTATTCAACAAATCTTAGGGCGAGGTTTATTGGCATTTGCTCCAAAACTAATGAAGACATTATCTGTCGTTGGAACTATTGCAATGTTTCTTGTTGGAGGTGGCATTATTAGTCATGTTTTACCTTTTGTTCATCACTGGAATGAAAATTTACTGAATTTGCTGATCAATACTCCAATGATGGAACAAGTTATGAATATAGTTGCACCAACAATATTTAATCTTATCTTTGGTTTTTTGGCTGGAGTTATTGTTATTCTAGTTGTGAGTAGTTTTCAAAAAATTTGGTATGCCATTAAAACTGTGTAA
- the gatA gene encoding Asp-tRNA(Asn)/Glu-tRNA(Gln) amidotransferase subunit GatA: MSDLHRLSIRELSEGLAGAKFSSRELTEHYLKRIEKIDAKVQSYITVTAEQALAQADAADAAIKAGQATVLTGLPIAHKDIFCTQGIKTTAGSKMLDNFISPYDATVVAKGKAAGLVTLGKVNMDEFAMGSTSENPYFGSTKNPWNLEHVPGGSSGGSAAVVAADLAPFATGTDTGGSIRQPASFCGLTGLKPTYGRVSRFGMIAYASSMDQGGPMARSAEDCAYLMNVMAGHDAKDSTSVEKEVDDYVANLNGTSVKGLRIGIPKQYFNVAGLDADVKARVEESLKKLEEMGAILVEIDLNMTDSYVPTYYLIAPAEASSNLQRFDGVRYGYRCENPVDLMDLYKRSRSEGFGKEVQQRILIGTYALSAGYYDAYYVKAQKVRRLIQQDFLKAFESVDVIAAPAAPTTAYKIGANLSPVEMYLGDIYTIAVNLAGLPAINAPVGFDKNNLPVGLQLIGNYWSESQLLSVVHQYQQATDWHTKRAAIAEENA; encoded by the coding sequence ATGTCAGATTTACATCGCTTATCGATTCGTGAACTTTCAGAGGGTTTAGCTGGGGCTAAATTCTCATCACGAGAACTTACTGAACATTACTTGAAACGTATCGAAAAAATCGATGCTAAAGTTCAGTCATATATTACTGTTACTGCCGAGCAAGCATTAGCTCAAGCTGATGCTGCTGATGCTGCAATTAAAGCTGGTCAAGCAACTGTGCTTACTGGTCTGCCAATTGCACATAAAGATATTTTCTGTACGCAAGGCATTAAAACGACTGCGGGCTCTAAAATGCTCGACAACTTTATCTCTCCTTACGATGCAACTGTGGTTGCTAAAGGTAAAGCAGCAGGTTTAGTGACTTTAGGTAAAGTGAACATGGACGAATTTGCCATGGGCTCTACCTCAGAAAACCCATATTTTGGTTCAACTAAAAACCCTTGGAACTTAGAACACGTTCCTGGCGGTTCTTCAGGTGGTTCTGCTGCCGTTGTTGCTGCCGATTTAGCTCCGTTTGCTACAGGTACAGATACAGGTGGTTCAATTCGCCAACCTGCATCATTCTGTGGTCTTACAGGCTTAAAACCAACATATGGTCGTGTTTCTCGTTTTGGTATGATCGCTTATGCATCGTCTATGGACCAAGGTGGTCCAATGGCTCGCTCTGCTGAAGACTGTGCATACCTGATGAACGTTATGGCAGGTCATGATGCAAAAGACTCGACTTCTGTAGAAAAAGAAGTTGATGATTATGTTGCAAACTTAAATGGTACATCTGTTAAAGGTTTACGCATTGGTATTCCTAAACAATACTTTAATGTTGCAGGTTTAGATGCAGACGTTAAAGCACGTGTTGAAGAATCACTTAAAAAGTTAGAAGAAATGGGCGCAATTCTTGTTGAGATTGATCTCAACATGACAGATTCATACGTTCCAACTTATTACTTAATCGCTCCTGCTGAAGCATCTTCTAACTTACAACGTTTTGATGGCGTACGTTACGGCTACCGTTGTGAAAATCCTGTTGATTTAATGGATTTATACAAGCGTTCACGTTCAGAAGGTTTTGGTAAAGAAGTTCAGCAACGTATTTTAATTGGTACATACGCACTTTCTGCGGGTTACTACGATGCTTACTACGTAAAAGCACAAAAAGTACGTCGTTTAATTCAGCAAGATTTCTTAAAAGCATTTGAATCTGTAGATGTGATTGCTGCTCCTGCTGCACCAACTACGGCTTATAAAATTGGTGCAAACTTGTCACCTGTTGAAATGTACTTAGGTGATATTTATACCATCGCAGTGAACTTAGCAGGTCTTCCTGCAATTAACGCGCCTGTTGGTTTTGACAAAAACAACTTACCTGTTGGCTTACAGTTGATTGGTAATTACTGGTCAGAATCTCAGTTATTGTCTGTGGTACATCAGTATCAGCAAGCAACAGACTGGCATACAAAACGCGCTGCAATTGCTGAGGAGAACGCATAA
- a CDS encoding rod shape-determining protein, which yields MILKRLIGLFSPDLAIDLGTANTLIYAPGRGIILNEPTVVAIRHSGSQKIVAAVGLDAKQMLGRTPANISAIRPMKDGVIADFEVTETMLNQFIGKVHEKRLFPPAPRVVVCVPCKSTLVERRAIREAVYNAGARDVRLIEEPMAAAIGAGMPVEQACGSMVVDVGGGTTEIAIISLQGCVYADSLRIGGDVFDEQIINYVRKAHGCVIGETTAENIKKEVGMALPDPDSETLEIEVRGRNLAEGVPRAITVTSDEIAQAISDPLQSIVQAVKSALEQTPPELSSDIAERGIVLTGGGALLRNLDKLLAQETGLPVVVADDPLTCVTRGGGKVLEFFDNPNHDMLFVG from the coding sequence GTGATTCTAAAACGACTAATTGGCTTGTTTTCACCAGATTTAGCCATTGACTTAGGTACAGCAAATACACTTATTTATGCGCCAGGCAGAGGTATTATATTAAATGAACCAACTGTTGTGGCAATTCGCCACAGTGGTTCACAAAAAATCGTCGCTGCTGTTGGTCTTGATGCAAAACAAATGCTTGGTCGTACGCCAGCAAATATTTCTGCAATTCGCCCAATGAAAGATGGTGTCATCGCAGATTTTGAAGTAACCGAGACCATGTTGAACCAATTTATTGGGAAAGTACATGAAAAACGTTTATTTCCACCTGCACCTCGTGTTGTAGTGTGTGTGCCATGTAAATCTACACTTGTAGAACGTCGTGCAATTCGTGAGGCTGTATATAATGCAGGTGCACGAGATGTACGTTTGATTGAAGAGCCTATGGCGGCAGCAATTGGTGCGGGTATGCCAGTTGAACAAGCATGTGGTTCTATGGTTGTTGATGTTGGTGGTGGTACCACTGAAATTGCAATTATTTCATTACAAGGCTGTGTGTATGCAGATTCACTTCGCATAGGTGGTGATGTGTTTGATGAACAAATCATTAACTATGTACGTAAAGCACATGGTTGTGTGATTGGTGAAACAACTGCAGAAAACATTAAAAAAGAAGTAGGTATGGCATTGCCAGATCCAGACTCAGAAACACTTGAAATTGAAGTTCGTGGACGTAATTTAGCAGAAGGTGTACCTCGTGCGATTACTGTAACTTCAGACGAAATTGCTCAAGCGATTTCTGATCCATTACAAAGTATTGTTCAAGCGGTTAAATCTGCACTTGAGCAAACTCCACCAGAATTATCTTCTGATATCGCAGAGCGCGGTATTGTCTTGACAGGCGGTGGGGCTTTATTACGTAATTTAGATAAATTATTGGCGCAAGAAACTGGCTTACCTGTAGTTGTCGCTGATGATCCATTAACTTGCGTAACACGTGGTGGTGGTAAAGTTCTTGAGTTTTTCGACAACCCAAATCATGACATGCTATTTGTTGGATAA
- the mreC gene encoding rod shape-determining protein MreC: MQANLFSRQPPSFRSFIIAVITCLVILFFNYRMPHVIQPARDVLYTAYNPIYTLASYPVLSREWLSQQSKSEAQLRRENTAMRAELLQANVRLQKLSELSAENTRLRGLLDTPLIIDGRMEIAEVIGTDADPLRHIIVINRGSMNQLKVGQTVLDDKGIIGQIISVSPRSSRVMLLSDKEHSLSVRLERSGMRGIVSGTGDLGLLKMEYVPTSADIKVGEKVYSSGLGEHFPAGYLVGTVARVNRHNASEFAQIDITPAAQLASGHHVVVLYSNSLAMEQPYADR; this comes from the coding sequence GTGCAAGCAAATTTGTTCTCTAGACAACCGCCATCTTTTCGCTCATTTATTATTGCAGTGATTACGTGTTTGGTCATACTGTTCTTTAACTACCGTATGCCACATGTAATTCAACCTGCAAGAGATGTCTTGTACACGGCTTATAATCCAATATATACCCTAGCAAGTTATCCAGTACTTTCGCGAGAGTGGCTGAGTCAACAAAGTAAATCCGAAGCGCAATTGCGCCGTGAAAATACAGCTATGCGAGCAGAATTATTGCAAGCTAATGTGCGTTTGCAAAAATTGTCTGAATTATCTGCTGAAAATACACGCTTACGTGGCTTGTTAGATACACCATTAATTATTGATGGACGTATGGAAATTGCTGAAGTTATTGGTACAGATGCAGATCCATTACGTCATATTATCGTGATTAATCGTGGGTCTATGAATCAGCTTAAGGTTGGACAAACCGTACTGGATGATAAGGGAATTATTGGACAAATTATTTCTGTATCACCACGAAGCAGTAGAGTGATGCTGTTGTCAGATAAAGAGCATTCTTTATCTGTGCGTTTAGAGCGTAGTGGTATGCGAGGGATTGTTTCTGGTACAGGTGATTTAGGATTACTGAAAATGGAATATGTACCGACAAGTGCAGATATTAAAGTCGGTGAAAAAGTATATAGCTCTGGATTGGGTGAACATTTTCCTGCTGGATATTTAGTAGGTACAGTTGCACGCGTGAATCGACACAATGCAAGTGAATTTGCACAAATTGATATTACACCTGCTGCACAGCTCGCGAGTGGACACCATGTGGTAGTGTTGTACTCAAACTCTTTAGCGATGGAGCAACCTTATGCGGATCGCTAA
- the gatC gene encoding Asp-tRNA(Asn)/Glu-tRNA(Gln) amidotransferase subunit GatC — protein MSTSDAQHSEDLNAQTVSQIAHLARLSLDDTQSTEYAQSLNKILGMMETLKGIDTEGVEPLKSPFDHPQPLREDVVSEQNHREEYQAVAPAVQDGLYLVPRVIE, from the coding sequence ATGTCTACATCAGATGCACAGCATTCTGAAGATTTAAATGCACAAACCGTATCACAGATCGCACATCTGGCTCGTTTGTCTTTAGATGATACGCAATCTACTGAATATGCTCAAAGTTTAAATAAAATTTTAGGCATGATGGAAACCTTGAAAGGGATTGACACTGAAGGTGTTGAGCCACTTAAAAGCCCATTTGATCATCCTCAACCATTACGTGAAGATGTCGTGAGTGAACAAAATCATCGTGAAGAATATCAAGCTGTTGCACCAGCTGTACAAGACGGTTTGTACCTCGTACCTCGCGTAATTGAATAA